The nucleotide window GTCGACAAGGCGGTCGCCCAACTCACCCCGCACGGCGGCGAGAAGGCCGCCATCGCCATCAAGACCACCGACAGCGTGCACAAGACGGCGCAGGTGAGCCAGGACAACTGGACCGTGGGAGGGATGGCCAAGGGCGCCGGCATGCTCGCCCCGGGCCTGGCCACCATGCTCGTGGTGCTGACCACCGACGCCGATCTGCCGTCGGCCGAGCTCGACGCGGCGCTGCGCGCGGCCACCCGCACCACCTTCGACCGGGTCGACTCCGACGGCTGCATGTCGACCAATGACACGGTGCTGCTGCTGGCCTCCGGCGCCTCCGGCACCGTGCCGGACACCGGCGACTTCGCCGAGGCGGTGCGCACCGTCTGCGCCGACCTCGCCCGGCAGCTGATCGGGGACGCCGAGGGCGCCAGCAAGGACATCCGGATCGAGGTCGTCGGCGCGGCCAGCGAGGACGACGCGGTGGAGGTCGGCCGCTCGATCGCCCGCAACAACCTCCTCAAGTGCGCCCTGCACGGCGAGGACCCCAACTGGGGCCGGGTGCTCTCGGCCATCGGCACCACGTCCGCCGTCTTCGAACCCGACCAGCTGAACGTCGCCATCAACGACATCTGGGTCTGCAAGAACGGCTCGGTGGGCGAGGACCGCGACCTGGTCGACATGCGCTACCGGGAGGTGCGGATCACCGCCGACCTCGCCGCCGGCACCGAGTCCGCGGTCATCTGGGCCAACGACCTCACCGCCGATTACGTCCACGAGAACAGCGCGTACGCGTCATGAGCGCGCACCCGAGGCTCCGGCGCGCGCTGTGTGCACAGTCCGCCCGGGGGTACCTCCCGCGCGAAGCGTGGGGGAGAAACGAGGCCGGACCGGCATGAGCACCCGCAAGCACACCGCACTTCCCAAGGCGCGCACCCTCATCGAGGCGCTGCCCTGGCTGACCCGGCACCACGGCAAGACCGTCGTCATCAAGTTCGGTGGCAACGCCATGATCGACGAGGAGCTCAAGCGCGCCTTCGCCCAGGACGTGGTCTTCCTGCGGCACGCCGGGCTGCGCCCCGTCGTCGTGCACGGCGGCGGCCCGCAGATCAGCGCCCAGCTCCAGCTGCTCGGTCTGGAGTCGGAGTTCAAGGGCGGCCTGCGGGTCACCACGCCCGAGGCGATGAACGTCGTACGGATGGTGCTGGCCGGTCAGGTGCAGCGGGAGCTGGTCGGGCTGCTCAACGAGCACGGCCCGCTCGCCGTCGGCATGACCGGCGAGGACGCCCATCTGATGGCGGCCACCAAGCACTACGCCGACATCGACGGGGAGCGGGTGGACATCGGCCGGGTCGGCGAGATCACCGCCATCGACCCCGGCGCGGTCCACGCGCTCCTGGACGACGGCCGGATCCCGGTCATCTCCTCCATCGCCCGCAGCAGCGACGAGGAGGACTCAGCTTCCGCGGCCGCAGGAGCCTCCGGGGCGTCCGGCATCTTCAACGTCAACGCCGACACCGCCGCGGCCGCACTCGCCGCGGCCCTCGGCGCCGAGACCCTGATGGTCCTCACCGACGTCGAGGGCCTCTACGAGGACTGGCCGAACAGCGACGAGGTGATCTCCCGCCTCACCGCCACGGAACTGGAGAAGCTGCTGCCCGACCTGGCCAGCGGCATGGTCCCCAAGATGCGCGGCTGTCTGCACGCCGTCCGCAACGGCGTGCACACCGCCCGGGTCATCGACGGGCGGGTCCAGCACGCGATCCTGCTGGAGATCTTCACCGACGAAGGAATCGGCACGATGGTCGTGCCGGACGCGAACACGATCGAGGGGGCGACATGAGCGAGGCGGCACACGGCCACGGTCCGGTGACCAACGCGGGCCTCACCGGGCGCTGGCAGGGCGCCATGATGGACAACTTCGGCACCCCCCGCGTCCCGCTCGTACGCGGCGAGGGCGCCAGGGTGTGGGACGCCGACGGCAAGGAGTACCTCGACTTCCTCGGCGGCATCGCGGTCAACTCCCTCGGCCATGCCCACCCCGCGGTGGTGCGCGCGGTCTCCGACCAGGTCGCCACGCTCGGCCATGTCTCCAACTTCTTCGTCAGCGAGCCCACCGTCGCCCTGGCCGAGCGGCTGCTCGCGCTGGCCGGGCGGCCCGGCCGGGTCTACTTCTCCAACTCCGGCGCCGAGGCCAACGAGGCCGCCTTCAAGATCGGCCGGCTGACCGGACGCACCCACATGGTCTCCACGGCCGGCGGATTCCACGGCCGCACCATGGGCGCCCTCGCGCTCACCGGCCAGCCCGGCAAGCAGGCCCCGTTCGCCCCGCTGCCCGGCGACGTCGACCACGTCCCGTACGGCGACACCGAGGCCCTCCGCGCCGCCGTCACCACCGACACCGCCTTCGTCATCCTGGAGCCCGTCCAGGGCGAGAACGGTGTCGTCGTGCCCCCGCCCGGCTATCTCCAGGCCGCCCGCGAGATCACCGCCGCCACCGGCACCCTGCTGGTCCTCGACGAGATCCAGACCGGCATCGGCCGGACCGGACACTGGCTGGAGTCCCGGGCCCAGGGCGTCGAGGCGGACATTGTCACCCTCGCCAAGGGCCTGGGCGGCGGCCTCCCCATCGGCGCCACCCTCGCCTTCGGCCCTGCCGCCGACCTGCTCACCCCCGGTTCGCACGGGTCGACGTTCAGCGGCAACCCGGTCGTCTGTGCCGGCGCCCTGGCCGTCCTGGACACCATCGAGAAGGACGGCATCCTCGACCACGTCAAGCGCGTCGGCGAGCGGCTGCGCGAGGGGACCGAGGCCCTGGGGCACCCCTTGGTCGGGCAGGTCCGCGGTGCGGGGCTGCTCCTGGGTATCGTCTTGACGGAGTCGCTCGCGCCGCAGGTGCAGCAGGCGGCTCAGGACGCGGGCCTCCTGGTGAACGCGGTCGCGCCGGACGTCGTCCGGCTCGCCCCGCCGCTGATCGTCTCCGACGACGAAGCGGATGAGTTCCTCCGGAAGCTGCCCGCCGTCCTCAACACGGCCCGCCAAGGGGCCGACGGGGAACGACGAGCCGGAGACTGACGACAACGATGACCGAGCCGCAGGACAACGAGTCGCTCAACGGCGGCCAGGCCGTACCGCAGACCCGCACCGCCCGCCACCGCCGGATCGTGGACATCCTCAACCGGCTGCCGGTCCGCTCCCAGAGCCAGCTCGCCAAGCTGCTCGCCGACGACGGCCTGTCCGTCACCCAGGCGACGCTCTCGCGCGACCTGGACGAGCTGGGCGCGGTGAAGATCCGCAACACCGGTGGTGAGCTGATCTACGCGGTGCCCAGCGAGGGCGGCGACCGCAAGCCGCGGGCGCCGCTGGGCGAGTCGGCCAAGGAGGAGCGGATGCGCCGCCTCTCCGGCGAACTCCTCATCTCCGCCGAGGCCTCCGCCAACCTCGTTGTCCTGCGCACCCCGCCGGGCGCCGCCCAGTTCCTGGCCTCGGCCATCGACCAGGCCGAGCTGCACGACATCCTCGGCACCATCGCCGGCGACGACACCCTGATGCTCATCAGCCGCGACCCGGCGGGCGGCCAGGCCCTCGCCGACCATCTGCTGCGGCTGGCGCAGAAGGCGCACTGAGGCTGCCCCGCGACGCTCCCCGGCGCCCTTCGTCACCACCCGGAGTGCCCCGCCCCGCCGCGGTCGGCGGCCGTGCGTGCAATCCACCCGAGCCACCCGCTGCCTGCCGAACCTCATACGGCAGGATGGCAGTTCGCGCCGGGACGTCCACGGATGTCCCGGCGCCTTCGCAGCCCTAGAGACAAGCAGGTGGCATGGTGACGAGACATCACATCGGGTTCATAGCAGGGCCGCTCCTTCCGGTCGCGGGAGGAGCCGGCCGGTGAACCGCGCTGTGACACTGCACGACCTGATCGTGGCCGGAGCGGCGCTGGCCGCCGGCATCGTGGCCGGACTGCTGCTGCGCGTTGTCCTGCGGTGGCTGGGCAAACACGCGCTGCGCACCCGGTGGAGCGGGGACGATGTCCTCGTCGACGCCCTGCGGGCCGTGGTGCCCTGGGGCGCGGTCGCCGGCGGGCTGGCGGCGGCGACCGCCGCCCTGCCGCTGACACCGGTGATCGGACACACCGTCAACCGGACGCTGACCGTGCTGCTCATCCTGGTCGTCACGCTCACCGCGGCCCGGGTGATCACCGGGCTGGTGAAGTCCCTTGCGCAGTCCCGCTCCGGGGTGGCCGGCTCGGCGACCATCTTCGCCAACATCACCCGCATCATCGTCCTGGCGATGGGTTTCCTCGTCGTCCTGCAGACCCTGGGCATCTCCATCGCCCCGCTGCTGACCGCGCTCGGCGTGGGCGGCCTCGCGGTCGCCCTGGCACTCCAGGACACCCTCGCCAACCTCTTCGCGGGCGTGCACATCCTCGCCTCCAAGACGGTGCAGCCCGGCGACTACATCCGGCTCAGCAGCGGGGAGGAGGGCTATGTCGTCGACGTCAACTGGCGCAACACCGTGGTGCGTCAGCTCTCCAACAACCTGGTGATCATCTCCAACGCCCAGCTGGCCGGCACCAACATGACCAACTTCACCCGTCCGGAACAGAAGTTGACGATCCTGGTGCAGGTGGGGGTCGGCTACGACAGCGACCTCGACCACGTCGAGCGGGTCACCACCGAGGTCGTCGAGTGCGTGATGAAGGACGTCAACGGCGGCGACCCCGACCACGAAGCGGCCGTCCGCTTCCACACCTTCGGTGACTCCCGCATCGGCTTCACGGTGATCCTGGGCGTCGGCGAGTTCAGCGACCAGTACCGCATCAAGCACGAGTTCATCAAGCGCCTGCACCGTCGCTACCGGGACGAGGGCATCCGGATCCCCTCCCCGGCACGGACCGTGGCCCTGCAGAAGCCGGAGGAGATCGCGATTCCGCACCAGCGCGATCTGTCGGACACGGTGCCGTAGGCGGGCAGGCGGGCAGGCGGGTAGCCGGGTAGCCGGGTAGGCCGACCGGGGCCGGCCGCCGCCCGGCCGGGCCCGCCGCGGCCCCGGCCGGGCTCCCGCACGCACCGGAGCGGACACCGCACACGGCAAAGGCCGCTCCCGATCTTCGGAAGCGGCCTTTGACCTGCAAAAACACCGTCGGGACGACAGGATTTGAACCTGCGACCCCTTGACCCCCAGTCAAGTGCGCTACCAAGCTGCGCCACGTCCCGGTGCCCGTACCGGCCGGAAGATGCCCGGCCGGGGTGTGCAGAAGAAAAATACCCTGTCCCGGGCCATGAATCCAAAGCGGGGCCCACAGGTGGTGCGTCCCGGCCTCCGGGCGGGGGGCTTGAGCCCGTGGTTCGATGAGGTATGGGTGAAATATCCCCGAAGGACGTCCTCCGGGTGCGCCGGGTGTACGAGACGCCGGAGCCGGCGGACGGGGCGCGGGTGCTGATCGACCGGCTCTGGCCGCGCGGGCTGTCCAAGGCGGACGCGCAGCTCACCGAGTGGTGCAAGGACGTGGCGCCCTCGACCGAGCTGCGGCGCTGGTACGGCCATCGGGGGGAGCGGTTCGAGCGTTTCGCCGAGCGCTATCGCGCGGAGCTGGCGCAGGAGGGCGCCCAGGAGGCGCTGGAGCGACTGCGGGGGCTCGCCGCCGAGGGGCCGCTGACGCTGCTGACGGCCACGAAGGATGCCTCCTCCAGTCATGCGGCAGTGCTCGCCGAGGTGCTCCAGGAGGACCTCTGAAATCTATCTAAGGCCTCGCGCCACACCGTCGACACGCCGCTGACCTGCAAGTTCTCCGATGCGTTGACGAAACATACGGTGGAGTGCATACTTATACCCATCAGCGTATGCACCGTAAGGAGAAACCCGTGACCGAGCGCGTCGTACTCGCCTACTCGGGCGGCCTGGACACCTCCGTCTGTATCGGCTGGATCGCCGAGGAGACGGGCGCCGAGGTCATCGCCGTTGCCGTGGACGTCGGCCAGGGCGGCGAGGACCTGGACGTCATCCGCAAGCGTGCGCTTGCCTGCGGCGCGGTCGAGGCCGAGGTCGCGGATGCCAAGGACGAATTCGCCGACGAGTACTGCCTCCCGGCGATCAAGGCCAATGCCCTGTACATGGACCGCTACCCGCTGGTCTCCGCGCTCTCCCGGCCGACCATCGTCAAGCACCTGGTCGCCGCCGCCAAGAAGCACGGCGCCACCACCGTCGCCCACGGCTGCACCGGCAAGGGCAACGACCAGGTCCGCTTCGAGGCCGGTATCTCCTCCCTCGCCCCCGACCTGAAGTGCATCGCCCCGGTCCGTGACTACGCGATGACCCGGGACAAGGCGATCGCCTTCTGCGAGGAGAAGAACCTCCCGATCGCGACCACCAAGAAGTCGCCGTACTCCATCGACCAGAACGTCTTCGGGCGGGCCGTGGAGACCGGCTTCCTGGAGGACATCTGGAACGCGCCGATCGAGGACGTGTACGAGTACACGGAGAACCCCGCCACCCAGCGGGAGGCCGACGAGGTCATCATCTCCTTCAAGGAGGGTGTCCCGGTCGCCATCGACGGCAAGCCCGTCACCGTCCTCCAGGCCATCCAGCAGCTCAACGAGCGGGCCGGCGCCCAGGGCATCGGCCGGATCGACATGGTCGAGGACCGGCTGGTCGGCATCAAGTCCCGCGAGGTGTACGAGGCGCCCGGCGCCATCGCGCTGATCACCGCGCACCAGGAGCTGGAGAGCGTCACCGTCGAGCGCGAACTGGCCCGCTACAAGCGGCAGGTCGAGCAGCGCTGGGGCGAGCTGGTCTACGACGGCCTGTGGTTCTCCCCGCTCAAGCGCGCCCTGGACGGCTTCATCAACGAGGCCAACCAGCAGGTCAGCGGCGACATCCGGATGACTCTGCACGGCGGCCGCGCGGTCGTCACCGGCCGGAAGTCCGACAAGTCGCTCTATGACTTCAACCTGGCGACGTACGACACCGGCGACACCTTCGACCAGTCGCTGTCGAAGGGCTTCATCGAGCTCTTCGGAATGTCGAGCAAGATTGCGGCCAAGCGCGACCTGGCCTGATCCCGCCTCGTTACCTTCGTACAAGCGCCGCCCCCCTGCCCTCGCGGTGGGGTGGGGGTCCCCCCTGGTCCTCAAGACCTTGGGGGAGGCGGCACAGGGGGCCCGGGTTGTGTCCCGGAATGCCCGTCACAGCAGCCTTGAGGAGCAGCAGTGAGCAGCAACAGCGGTGACGTCCGGCTCTGGGGCGGCCGTTTCGCCGACGGACCCGCCGAGGCCCTGGCCCAGCTGTCGGCGTCGGTCCACTTCGACTGGCGGCTGGCCCCGTACGACATCGCCGGCTCCCGCGCGCACGCCCGTGCGCTCCACACGGCGGGCCTGCTCACCGAGGACGAGCTGACCCGGATGCTCGCCGGGCTCGACCGGCTCGAAGCCGATGTCGCCGACGGCTCGTTCACCGGCACCGTCGCCGATGAGGACGTCCACTCCGCCCTGGAGCGGGGTCTGCTGGAGCGGCTCGGCCCGGACCTCGGCGGCAAGCTGCGGGCCGGCCGGTCGCGCAACGACCAGGTCGCCACGCTCTTCCGGATGTACCTGCGCGACCACGCCCGGATCATCGGCGGGCTGCTCGCCGACCTCCAGGAGGCGCTGATCGGCCTTGCCGAGGCCCACCCGGACGTCGCGATGCCGGGCCGCACCCACCTTCAGCACGCCCAGCCGGTGCTCTTCGCCCACCACGTCCTGGCGCATGTGCAGTCGCTGTCGCGGGACGCGGAGCGGCTGCGGCAGTGGGACGACCGCACCGCCGTCTCCCCGTACGGCTCGGGCGCGCTGGCCGGATCCTCGCTCGGCCTCGACCCGGAGGCGGTCGCCGCCGACCTCGGCTTCGAGCACGGCTCGGCCGGCAACTCCATCGACGGCACGGCCTCGCGTGACTTCGTCGCCGAATTCGCCTTCATCACGGCGATGGCCGGGGTCAACCTCTCGCGGATCGCGGAGGAGATCATCCTCTGGAACACGAAGGAGTTCTCCTTCGTGACCCTGCACGACGCCTTCTCGACCGGCTCGTCGATCATGCCGCAGAAGAAGAACCCGGACATCGCGGAGCTGGCGCGGGGCAAGTCCGGCCGCCTCATCGGCAATCTGACCGGGCTGCTGGCCACGCTCAAGGCGCTGCCGCTCGCGTACAACCGCGACCTCCAGGAGGACAAGGAGCCGGTCTTCGACTCCTGCGACCAACTGGAGGTGCTGCTCCCGGCGTTCACCGGCATGATGGCGACCCTGACGGTCAACCGTGAGCGCATGGAGGAGCTGGCCCCGGCCGGTTTCTCGCTGGCCACCGACATCGCGGAGTGGCTGGTCAAGCAGGGCGTGCCGTTCCGGGTGGCGCACGAGGTCGCGGGGGAGTGCGTCAAGGAGTGCGAGGCGCACGGCATCGAGCTGGACCAGCTCACCGATGAGCAGTTCGCGAAGATCTCGCCGCATCTGACCCCGGAGGTGCGCGGTGTGCTGAACGTCCAGGGTGCGCTTGCCGCACGCAGCGGCCGCGGCGGCACCGCTCCCTCGGCGGTGGCGGTCCAGCTCGCCGAGGTGCGGGCCGATCTGGTCGGGCAGCAGGAGTGGGCGGCGGCCAAGCGGCCCCTGAAGCGGTCCTAGCCCTCCGAGGCGTACGACGGCGGCCCGCCCCCGGGAGAGACCGGGGGCGGGCCGCCGTCGTTGCCGCGGGGGAGTGGGGGCCACCCCCCCCCGTCGGTGCGGGACCACGGCAGGGAAGGCGAGGGCGTGAGACAGTGTGAGACATCAGTGTCTCATTCGGGTACTGTATGTCTCATGGCTGTGGATCGGGAGCAGGTACTCAAGGAGGCCGCCGCGTTGCTCACGCGGCGGGCGACGACCTCGATGGACGAGATCGCCCGCGCGGCGGGCATCAGCAGGGCGACCCTGCACCGGCACTTCGCCGGGCGTGACGCGCTGATCAAGGCGCTGGAGGAGCAGGGGATAGCGCAGTTCGCGCAGGCCATCGACCGGGCCCGGCTGGCCGAGGGGGACGCGGCCGACGCGCTGCGCCGGCTGATCGAGGCGGCCGAACCGGTCGCTGCCGTACTCGCCTTCCTCTTCACCGAGAACCAGCTCTTCGAGGACGGCGAGATCAACGCCGGCTGGGCAGAGCTCGACGCCCGGATCACCGCCCTCTTCCGGCGCGGCCAGGCAGAGGGCGACTTCCGGATCGAGCTGAGCGCCGCCTGGCTCACCGAGGCGCTCTACGGACTGATCGGCGCCGGCGCCTGGGCCGTCCACGAAGGACGGGTCGCCCGCAACGACCTCAACCACTCGATCGCCGAGCTGCTGCTCGGCGGCATCCGACGGAGCATGGAGAAATGACCGAGACCATAGCGTCAGGACCGGCCGGTTCGGCCCATGTGGACGACCAGCCCCGGCCGGGCCGCTGGCTCGCACTGGCCGTCCTCGTCCTCGCCGTTCTGCTGGTCGGCGTCGATGCCACGGTTCTCGGCCTCGCCACTCCCTTCCTGAGCGAAGACCTGCGCCCCTCGGGCACCCAGCTGCTGTGGATCGGTGACATCTACTCCTTCGTCATCGCCGGTCTGCTGGTGTCCATGGGCAGCCTCGGCGACCGCGTCGGCCGCAAGAAACTGCTGCTGATCGGCTCCGTCGGCTTCGGCGCGATGTCGGTGCTCGCCGCGTACGCCTCCAGCCCGGAAATGATGATCGCCGCGCGTGCCCTCCAGGGCGTGGCCGGTGCGACGCTGATGCCCGCCACCCTCGCGCTGATCCGCAACCTCTTCCACGACCCCAGAGAACGCAGCCTCGCCATCGGCATCTGGGGCGCGATGGCCTCGGCCGGCATGGCCGTCGGGCCGGTCCTCGGCGGCTTTCTGCTGGGGCACTTCTGGTGGGGCTCGGTCTTCCTGATCAACCTGCCGGTGATGGCGCTGCTGGTCGCCGTCGGCGCCAAGGTCATCCCGGAGTCGCGCAATCCGGACCCCGGGCCCTGGGACATCCCCAGCGTCGGGCTCTCCCTCGTCGGCATCGTCGCCGTCGTCTACGCCGTCAAGGAAGCGGCGGTGGAGGGCTACCGCTGGGACATCGCCCTCGCGGCCGTCCTCGGTGTGCTCGCGCTGGTCTGGTTCGTCCGCCGGCAGCTCACCCTGCCCTCGCCGCTGCTGAACATGAAGCTCTTCGCCCACCGCGGCTTCTCCGGGGCGGTGCTGGCGGATCTGCTGACCATCCTCGGGCTGTCCGGACTGGTCTTCTTCCTCTCCCAGTTCCTCCAGATGGTGCAGCAGCGCTCGCCGCTGAACGCCGGGCTGGTCGAACTCCCGGCCGCGGTCGGCGCGGTGGGCGCGGGCCTGGCGGCCGGCTGGGTCGCCCGGAAGCTGTCCGTACGGATCGTGGTGGCCGGCGGTCTCGCGGTGGTCGGGCTGTCGCTGGTCGGCTGCACCACCCTGCACGCCGACACCGGTACCGCGGCGCTGTGCTTCATCCTCTTCATCGTCGGGGTCGGCGCCGGTTTCTCGTTCACCGTCACCGCCGATGTGATCCTCTCCAATGTGCCCAAGGAGGAGGCGGGCGCCGCCTCCGCGGTCTCCGAGACGGCCTACGAACTCGGCGCGGCCCTCGGCATCGCCCTGCTCGGCTCCATCGTCACCAGCATCTACCGGGGATTCCCGACACCCGGCGGGGTGTCCGAGCCCGCCGCCGATGCCGCCCGGGAGTCGCTCGGCGGCGCCGTCGTGATCGCCGGCCAACTCCCCGGCGGACAGGGCGGGGCGCTGCTGAAGGCCGCTCAGGACTCCTTCGTGAACGGCGTGGACGTCGCGGCCGGGGTGGGCGCGGCGGTCCTGCTGGCCGCCTCGGGAGCCGCCTGGTTCCTGCTCCGCGGCCAGGAGCTGGGCAGCAGCCAGGCCGGGGCCGACACCGCGGCCTTCGCCACGGCCGGGCAGGAGCCCCAGCGGCCCGGCCCGGCCGAGCGCCCGTAACACCCGTCTCGCCGAACGGCCGATCCGCCGGACGGCGGGCACACACCGCGCCCCAGGGCGTGTCCCGTGGATCAGGTGCCACGCACCCTGCATGATCCACGGGACACGCCCTGGGGGCGACTGTCCCCCGCCCGTTCACGCCCGGTACGCGTCGTGGTGACCGGCCGTCCCGAGCGGCTTGCTTGACTCTCCCGTCGTCCCCTCACGGACGGCCCGCTCAGGAGAGTGACGCAGTGCGCGACATCGGACGACGCTCCTTCTTCACCGCCGCGGGGGCTCTGGCCACCGCGAGCGCCATCGGCAGCAACGCCTACGCCACCGGCCACGCCCGCGACGCGGCCACGGCCGACGAGTACGTAGACGTCCAACTCCTCAACATCACCGACCTGCACGGCTATCTGCAGGGCGCCCCGGGCGCCCACTCGATCATCACCGGAGCCGGCGGGAAGACCTACACCGTCGGGGGCGTCGCCTCCATGGCCGCCCACCTGGAGCGGCTGCGCGACGGCCGCCGCAACTCCCTCTTCTTCGCCCCCGGCGACCTGTTCTCCGGCTGGGAGTTCGACGCCGCCTCCTTCGCCGACGAGCCCACCATCGAGGCCCTCAACGCCATGGGCCTGGACTTCGCCTCGGCCGGCAACCACGAGTTCGACAAGTCCGCGACCTACCTCACCTCGCACATGGAGGACGGCGACAGCTACCCGGTCACCGGCCGCGACGACGACTTCAAGGACTCCACCGGCCACCGCTTCCGTGGCGCCGAGTTCCCCTACTACAGCGCCAACATGGTCTGGCACTCCAACGGCGAACTGGTGCTGCCGCCGTACAACATCGTGCAGGTGGACGCCGGCGGCGGCCGCCGGCTGCCGGTCGGCTTCATCCATCTGACCGCCATCGGCACCGAGTCCTTCCCCGGCTCCTACCAGCCGGGCCTGCGCACCCTGGACGAGCTGGAGACCGCCAACCGCTGCGCCGCGGAACTCAAGAAACGCGGCGTCAACGCGATCGTGCTCAGCATGCACGACGGCGCGGTGGCCGGCAGCGACTTCTCCAGCGGCAAGAACCCCTCGGGGCCCGCCTACGAACTCGCGCTGCGCGCCTCCCCGGACATCGACGCCATCGTCACCGGCCACTGGCACTGCGCCTTCACCATGATGCTGCCCGACCCCAACGGCGACCCCCGGCCGTTCGTCGAGGCCGGCTGCTACGGCCAGCTCATCAACGAGATCAATCTGCGGCTGGACCCCGCCACCGGCTCGGTGGTCCGCGAGCTGACCACCTCCGTCAACCACCCCAACACCCGCGATGTGACGCCGGACCCCGAGCTGCGGTCGATCGCCGGCTACTGGGCGGACTACGGCAGCCGGCGCGCCCGCAGCAGCCTGGGCACCCAGACGGCCTCCTTCACCCGGCGGCGCGACGCCGCGGGGGAGAGCACCATGGGCAACCTCGTGGCCGACTGGGCCCTGTGGGCGGGCCGCCAGGAGCACGGCCCGATGGACGACCCCGCGGAGCACCCCAACACCCCCGCCGACCTCGCCGTCATCGCGGTCGCACCGCGCGTCGGCCAGGCCGTGATCGCCGGCGATCTGATCCGTGACGAGGCGTCGGGCGGCACCGTCACCTTCGCGCAGGCCTGGAACTCCGTCGGCTTCGGCGACCCGATCATGACCGTCACGGTCACCGGCCGGCAGATCCACGACGCGCTGGAGGAACAGTGGGCGCCGACCGCCGGCGGCGGCCTCGGCTACTCGCCGCTGGCCGTCTCCGCCAATGTCCGCTACACCTTCGATGCCGCGGGGCCGGTCGGCCGGCGGATCGACCCGTCCGATGTCTTCATCGACGGCACCGCCCTCAACCTCACCCGCCGCTACCGCCTCGCCGCCCCCTCCTACACCCTGATCAACCAGGACGGCTTCAGCGCCTTCACCGGATTCACCGCACCGGTCCGCCACACCCGTGACTTCGAGAGCTTCGTCTCCTTCGTCCGGGCCAAGAAACAGCTGTCTCCCGCACCGTTGAACCGGGTGTCGGTCAAGAACGCGGGGGTGCCCGGCGCCCGCACCGGCACCGTCGCCCGTCACCAGCAGCTGCTCCAGGCCGACGGCAGCCTGGTCCCGCGGCCCGAGGCGG belongs to Streptomyces sp. NBC_01454 and includes:
- a CDS encoding DUF488 domain-containing protein, with protein sequence MGEISPKDVLRVRRVYETPEPADGARVLIDRLWPRGLSKADAQLTEWCKDVAPSTELRRWYGHRGERFERFAERYRAELAQEGAQEALERLRGLAAEGPLTLLTATKDASSSHAAVLAEVLQEDL
- the argB gene encoding acetylglutamate kinase, producing the protein MSTRKHTALPKARTLIEALPWLTRHHGKTVVIKFGGNAMIDEELKRAFAQDVVFLRHAGLRPVVVHGGGPQISAQLQLLGLESEFKGGLRVTTPEAMNVVRMVLAGQVQRELVGLLNEHGPLAVGMTGEDAHLMAATKHYADIDGERVDIGRVGEITAIDPGAVHALLDDGRIPVISSIARSSDEEDSASAAAGASGASGIFNVNADTAAAALAAALGAETLMVLTDVEGLYEDWPNSDEVISRLTATELEKLLPDLASGMVPKMRGCLHAVRNGVHTARVIDGRVQHAILLEIFTDEGIGTMVVPDANTIEGAT
- a CDS encoding arginine repressor; translated protein: MTEPQDNESLNGGQAVPQTRTARHRRIVDILNRLPVRSQSQLAKLLADDGLSVTQATLSRDLDELGAVKIRNTGGELIYAVPSEGGDRKPRAPLGESAKEERMRRLSGELLISAEASANLVVLRTPPGAAQFLASAIDQAELHDILGTIAGDDTLMLISRDPAGGQALADHLLRLAQKAH
- a CDS encoding mechanosensitive ion channel family protein, with product MNRAVTLHDLIVAGAALAAGIVAGLLLRVVLRWLGKHALRTRWSGDDVLVDALRAVVPWGAVAGGLAAATAALPLTPVIGHTVNRTLTVLLILVVTLTAARVITGLVKSLAQSRSGVAGSATIFANITRIIVLAMGFLVVLQTLGISIAPLLTALGVGGLAVALALQDTLANLFAGVHILASKTVQPGDYIRLSSGEEGYVVDVNWRNTVVRQLSNNLVIISNAQLAGTNMTNFTRPEQKLTILVQVGVGYDSDLDHVERVTTEVVECVMKDVNGGDPDHEAAVRFHTFGDSRIGFTVILGVGEFSDQYRIKHEFIKRLHRRYRDEGIRIPSPARTVALQKPEEIAIPHQRDLSDTVP
- a CDS encoding acetylornithine transaminase, which encodes MSEAAHGHGPVTNAGLTGRWQGAMMDNFGTPRVPLVRGEGARVWDADGKEYLDFLGGIAVNSLGHAHPAVVRAVSDQVATLGHVSNFFVSEPTVALAERLLALAGRPGRVYFSNSGAEANEAAFKIGRLTGRTHMVSTAGGFHGRTMGALALTGQPGKQAPFAPLPGDVDHVPYGDTEALRAAVTTDTAFVILEPVQGENGVVVPPPGYLQAAREITAATGTLLVLDEIQTGIGRTGHWLESRAQGVEADIVTLAKGLGGGLPIGATLAFGPAADLLTPGSHGSTFSGNPVVCAGALAVLDTIEKDGILDHVKRVGERLREGTEALGHPLVGQVRGAGLLLGIVLTESLAPQVQQAAQDAGLLVNAVAPDVVRLAPPLIVSDDEADEFLRKLPAVLNTARQGADGERRAGD
- the argJ gene encoding bifunctional glutamate N-acetyltransferase/amino-acid acetyltransferase ArgJ: MSVTAAQGFTAAGIAAGIKANGNPDLALVVNTGPRSAAAGVFTSNRVKAAPVLWSEQVLKSGELSAVVLNSGGANACTGPKGFQDTHATAEKVAESLNTAGYDETGGHQAGLIAVCSTGLIGVTLPMDKLLPGVDKAVAQLTPHGGEKAAIAIKTTDSVHKTAQVSQDNWTVGGMAKGAGMLAPGLATMLVVLTTDADLPSAELDAALRAATRTTFDRVDSDGCMSTNDTVLLLASGASGTVPDTGDFAEAVRTVCADLARQLIGDAEGASKDIRIEVVGAASEDDAVEVGRSIARNNLLKCALHGEDPNWGRVLSAIGTTSAVFEPDQLNVAINDIWVCKNGSVGEDRDLVDMRYREVRITADLAAGTESAVIWANDLTADYVHENSAYAS
- a CDS encoding argininosuccinate synthase — protein: MTERVVLAYSGGLDTSVCIGWIAEETGAEVIAVAVDVGQGGEDLDVIRKRALACGAVEAEVADAKDEFADEYCLPAIKANALYMDRYPLVSALSRPTIVKHLVAAAKKHGATTVAHGCTGKGNDQVRFEAGISSLAPDLKCIAPVRDYAMTRDKAIAFCEEKNLPIATTKKSPYSIDQNVFGRAVETGFLEDIWNAPIEDVYEYTENPATQREADEVIISFKEGVPVAIDGKPVTVLQAIQQLNERAGAQGIGRIDMVEDRLVGIKSREVYEAPGAIALITAHQELESVTVERELARYKRQVEQRWGELVYDGLWFSPLKRALDGFINEANQQVSGDIRMTLHGGRAVVTGRKSDKSLYDFNLATYDTGDTFDQSLSKGFIELFGMSSKIAAKRDLA